One Weissella ceti DNA window includes the following coding sequences:
- a CDS encoding prophage endopeptidase tail family protein yields the protein MDKVTVQDRATNQELLLDCIDHDTFRSHWEKNSVYELTFDCVDTGSLSFGLLGADNYIRYGGQTYVIKMMTDTSTGYHRRISITARHIFFELNQRMQPKTKKGDVNFTLDQALSFLFDTVGDGYTYKLHGNFNSNKKLTDFGNTDIVSGLSMLANEFNVYCVYPDNKTVGVYTEAAWIKKTNKSIQYLHNAENMKLDWETENIVNQVYVISTDDKPKFKPFYVRDNESIKRWGIKEKDRLEVGKDGKESAEKQAKRKLVTQPSVSIDVELTSGVNDVYPGEEWTVVNSQQMLSTPVQIVSIEKAPLVSDAIKITLNNKRRNFLDSDKARKRELIELKKETQNTQNNIPNIWVDGFVKREKK from the coding sequence ATGGATAAAGTTACTGTACAAGACAGAGCTACTAATCAAGAGTTATTGCTTGACTGTATTGACCACGATACGTTTCGAAGTCACTGGGAAAAGAACTCTGTATACGAATTGACGTTTGATTGTGTAGACACAGGGAGTTTGTCGTTTGGTCTGCTAGGTGCTGACAACTACATCAGATACGGCGGACAAACGTATGTTATTAAGATGATGACAGATACATCGACCGGATATCATCGTCGTATATCTATTACTGCCCGTCACATCTTTTTCGAGTTGAATCAACGCATGCAACCTAAGACAAAGAAGGGCGATGTTAATTTCACTCTGGATCAAGCGTTGTCGTTTTTATTCGATACGGTCGGTGACGGATACACTTACAAATTACACGGTAATTTCAACTCAAATAAGAAATTAACCGACTTCGGGAATACCGACATTGTTAGTGGTCTAAGCATGCTAGCGAATGAATTTAACGTGTATTGCGTCTATCCTGACAACAAGACCGTTGGTGTCTATACCGAAGCGGCATGGATTAAAAAGACCAACAAATCTATCCAATACTTACACAATGCCGAAAATATGAAGTTGGATTGGGAAACAGAAAACATCGTCAATCAGGTATATGTTATTTCAACTGATGATAAACCTAAATTTAAGCCGTTCTACGTGCGAGACAACGAAAGCATTAAGCGTTGGGGAATTAAGGAAAAAGATCGCTTAGAAGTTGGTAAGGACGGCAAAGAAAGCGCTGAAAAACAAGCTAAGCGTAAATTAGTTACACAACCTAGTGTATCTATTGATGTGGAGCTAACGTCTGGCGTAAATGATGTTTACCCAGGGGAAGAATGGACTGTTGTTAATTCGCAACAAATGCTATCTACACCAGTTCAAATCGTATCTATCGAGAAAGCACCCCTCGTTAGTGATGCCATTAAAATCACGCTTAACAATAAGAGACGTAACTTTTTGGATAGCGACAAAGCGCGTAAGCGAGAGCTGATTGAGTTAAAAAAAGAAACACAAAATACTCAAAACAATATACCTAATATATGGGTAGATGGTTTTGTTAAAAGGGAGAAAAAATGA
- a CDS encoding phage tail domain-containing protein, translated as MPELYIKKDNIEYRLNELMPSAHLLEMHVGSPQPIPDLYAMRTRDGSRLNDLTFGPQAIVTKILLAGDSMEHFYLLKSELMRLFYNRGLVRIRSSDEPAKSAYVIPNPVEVTPFDMSSTSVVELEFQNLMGYRVTPFESTELLLHADKLQFGMNLDLDNLPKYTFNGSAIKVFNPSDVAIDPYIHKHDLRLVLNGVSTDTNFTIKNETTKTSITINSQLKLGDEFVLNQTLATVNGNANLKTDFGHISLAKGWNDIKVVGVSNVKLEIKFPFLYF; from the coding sequence ATGCCAGAACTGTATATCAAAAAAGACAATATTGAATATCGTTTGAATGAGTTGATGCCAAGCGCTCACTTGTTAGAGATGCATGTAGGTAGTCCGCAACCAATTCCTGATTTGTACGCTATGCGCACTCGTGACGGTTCTAGGTTGAACGACTTAACGTTTGGCCCGCAGGCGATTGTTACGAAAATCCTATTGGCTGGTGATAGTATGGAGCATTTTTATTTGCTGAAAAGCGAATTGATGCGATTGTTTTATAATCGTGGCTTAGTTCGCATTAGGTCGTCAGACGAACCAGCCAAAAGTGCTTACGTTATACCTAATCCAGTTGAAGTTACGCCGTTTGACATGTCGTCAACGAGTGTAGTTGAGTTAGAGTTTCAAAATCTTATGGGGTATCGAGTTACGCCGTTCGAAAGTACTGAATTGTTGCTGCATGCAGATAAGTTGCAGTTTGGAATGAACCTAGACTTAGATAACCTACCTAAGTACACATTTAACGGTTCAGCTATTAAGGTGTTTAACCCTAGCGATGTAGCAATTGACCCTTATATCCATAAGCACGACTTGCGATTGGTGTTGAATGGTGTATCGACTGATACTAATTTCACGATTAAAAACGAGACTACAAAGACGTCAATAACAATTAACTCTCAATTGAAACTAGGCGATGAGTTCGTGCTTAATCAAACGTTAGCCACTGTTAACGGGAACGCTAATCTCAAGACAGATTTCGGTCACATCTCACTAGCGAAAGGCTGGAACGATATTAAGGTAGTGGGCGTTTCTAATGTTAAATTAGAAATTAAGTTCCCATTCCTGTACTTCTAG
- a CDS encoding phage tail tape measure protein, translated as MADMSLGKMKITVGLDGKGVTDGVSKLERDIKGGVRNFSSFSAAARRGGQELEITKAKIGMLGSSIQNMEKITSQYNKVLNDSTQMSKLTGSEQAALRQEYDQSTVKLNAYKQQFVDTSREMAEMQVKTQGWTGALNSAGEKLTTVGSSLTKKVTLPMGAIGAMALKVGFDFEEGMSRVKAISGATGAEMEKLEKQARQLGKDTAFSARETAQGMENLAMAGFSVNEIMAATPGLLDLAAVSGKDIGLAAEISAGTLRSFGLEAGEAGRVADVLAKTATSAATDTSDLGEAMKYIAPVAHQLGMSVEETSAAIGVMANHSIKGSQAGTTMRMALTRMAKPTGEARDAMEELGITYFDAQGKMKPFSNILSDLKTSMAKMSDEQRAATLKTLFGQTALSGMMALVGEAPGVYDDFTESLNNSAGAADEMARTMQDNANNSIEQMMGSLEDAGIAIARIVTPAFRDIAGFVEKCADAFSDLDPEAQKIIVKLGLLAMAAGPTALVLGKLTTSAVSMHAAFNGMQAAKGAATAIGMVGTSATSASAGIGMLAGGATKAVAGISLMNPVVPGTVGVVAALGVAIGGVKWLEGQAHAKRWGDGVSESAGKALDSVKNTQSDISISFAKTTDDGKLASEEVGKAFSDMNDEVQKNITDANKKISEGFSLLPKDLQDSLNKAKKAFENKNKDIADESKKISETIKNIEQQSGKETLEQQQYIHQSRLRMNELSVKSLGLNAEQEKEALRNLNASVTDMTSEQRRESVKGLADLASKTVESYDKQRATVKDFYDKGMLSSDEYKASISELDDLQDKAN; from the coding sequence ATGGCGGATATGAGTTTAGGGAAAATGAAGATTACCGTTGGTTTAGATGGTAAGGGTGTCACCGATGGTGTTAGTAAATTAGAGCGTGATATTAAGGGTGGAGTTCGTAACTTTTCTTCATTTTCTGCTGCTGCACGCCGTGGTGGACAAGAGCTTGAAATTACCAAAGCGAAGATAGGTATGCTTGGTAGCTCAATTCAAAATATGGAGAAGATTACCAGTCAATATAATAAGGTTCTTAACGACAGTACTCAAATGAGTAAGCTGACTGGTAGTGAACAAGCTGCACTTCGCCAAGAGTATGATCAAAGCACTGTTAAATTAAATGCTTACAAGCAACAATTTGTGGATACCAGTCGTGAAATGGCAGAGATGCAAGTCAAAACACAAGGTTGGACTGGTGCACTTAATTCAGCTGGAGAAAAATTGACGACCGTTGGGAGTTCTCTAACTAAAAAAGTTACTTTACCAATGGGCGCAATTGGAGCGATGGCGCTTAAAGTTGGATTTGATTTTGAAGAAGGTATGAGTCGTGTTAAAGCTATCTCTGGTGCGACTGGAGCAGAGATGGAAAAGTTGGAAAAACAAGCCCGTCAACTCGGTAAGGATACAGCATTCAGCGCTCGTGAAACTGCACAGGGTATGGAAAATCTAGCCATGGCTGGTTTCAGCGTTAACGAAATTATGGCGGCCACACCAGGGCTTTTGGATTTAGCTGCCGTATCTGGTAAAGATATTGGTTTAGCGGCTGAAATTTCAGCTGGTACACTTCGTTCATTTGGTTTGGAAGCGGGAGAAGCTGGCCGTGTGGCTGACGTATTGGCTAAAACGGCAACTAGTGCAGCTACTGACACATCAGATTTGGGTGAAGCCATGAAGTATATTGCTCCAGTTGCTCATCAATTGGGGATGTCCGTAGAAGAAACAAGTGCAGCAATCGGAGTTATGGCCAACCATTCAATCAAGGGGTCACAGGCGGGTACGACAATGCGTATGGCCCTTACTCGAATGGCTAAGCCAACTGGAGAAGCACGTGATGCAATGGAAGAACTTGGCATTACATACTTCGATGCTCAAGGAAAGATGAAGCCGTTTAGTAACATTCTTAGTGACTTGAAAACAAGTATGGCTAAGATGTCAGATGAACAACGTGCAGCTACTTTGAAAACGTTATTTGGACAAACAGCATTGTCTGGAATGATGGCTTTGGTTGGGGAAGCACCAGGTGTCTATGATGATTTTACGGAAAGTCTGAATAATTCAGCTGGTGCGGCCGATGAAATGGCTCGAACGATGCAAGATAATGCTAATAATTCTATCGAACAAATGATGGGGTCATTGGAAGATGCTGGTATTGCTATTGCCCGAATTGTAACGCCAGCCTTTCGTGATATCGCTGGTTTCGTCGAAAAGTGTGCCGATGCATTTAGTGATTTAGATCCAGAAGCTCAAAAGATTATCGTCAAGTTAGGACTCCTAGCAATGGCGGCAGGACCTACTGCATTGGTTCTCGGTAAATTAACAACTAGTGCTGTGTCTATGCACGCTGCATTCAATGGTATGCAAGCCGCTAAGGGTGCTGCAACTGCTATTGGAATGGTAGGAACTAGCGCAACTAGTGCATCAGCTGGTATTGGTATGCTAGCTGGGGGTGCAACTAAGGCAGTAGCAGGAATTAGTTTGATGAACCCTGTTGTGCCAGGAACTGTAGGAGTAGTTGCAGCGCTAGGCGTGGCAATAGGTGGTGTAAAGTGGTTGGAAGGTCAAGCTCATGCAAAACGCTGGGGAGATGGTGTGAGTGAGAGTGCTGGTAAGGCATTAGATAGTGTTAAAAACACCCAGAGTGATATCAGCATATCTTTCGCTAAGACTACTGATGACGGTAAGCTTGCGTCTGAGGAAGTCGGTAAGGCATTCAGTGATATGAATGATGAAGTGCAAAAAAATATTACCGATGCCAACAAGAAGATAAGCGAAGGTTTTTCATTACTGCCTAAAGACTTGCAAGATTCTCTAAACAAGGCTAAAAAGGCTTTTGAAAATAAAAATAAAGATATTGCCGACGAGTCTAAAAAGATTAGCGAAACGATTAAAAATATCGAGCAACAATCAGGAAAAGAAACTCTTGAACAACAACAGTATATCCACCAATCTCGTTTAAGAATGAATGAGTTGAGTGTAAAAAGTTTGGGTCTTAACGCTGAACAAGAAAAAGAAGCCTTACGCAACCTTAATGCAAGCGTTACTGATATGACCTCTGAACAACGCCGAGAGAGCGTTAAGGGTCTAGCGGACTTAGCAAGTAAGACAGTTGAGTCTTACGATAAGCAACGCGCCACGGTTAAAGATTTTTATGACAAAGGTATGCTATCGTCTGACGAATATAAGGCTAGTATTAGTGAGTTAGATGATTTGCAGGATAAAGCAAATTAA
- the gpG gene encoding phage tail assembly chaperone G — translation MLEIKIRNLETGKDELVTKDFISLREVIKWLEYEEKLASIFAQQAEWELYVKRANDGDNMDDVPVPEVPDIPSSTEIFKERLRMIADLFNDKRVTVDALLEGANAMDKIIPYVQTYVMDQYSKNDKREVPGKD, via the coding sequence ATGTTAGAAATTAAAATTCGCAACTTAGAAACAGGGAAAGACGAGTTGGTTACAAAGGACTTTATCTCATTGCGAGAAGTCATTAAGTGGTTGGAGTACGAAGAAAAGCTGGCATCTATCTTTGCTCAACAAGCAGAATGGGAATTATACGTTAAGCGGGCAAATGACGGAGACAATATGGACGATGTGCCAGTGCCTGAAGTTCCAGACATTCCTAGTTCTACTGAAATTTTCAAGGAACGTTTGCGAATGATTGCGGACTTGTTCAACGACAAGCGTGTAACAGTAGATGCGTTGCTTGAAGGTGCAAACGCAATGGACAAGATTATTCCGTACGTTCAAACATATGTCATGGATCAATATTCTAAAAATGATAAGCGTGAAGTGCCGGGAAAAGATTAA
- a CDS encoding major tail protein — translation MAQSFTPNSGVMYGFQRLHAFLRTETGEVKKFVIEGRKGEGGTQEIKLTGLSKDPVRIPASDIVYYQDARGTGEVSAELSLLDVPMEVEAEWLGREITADGNIIMGKDTKAPQMAIVAESHIATGEPVYIALLNGVMTRSEGFEAKTLDPGEDFKPEGASYTFSAQNYVKSGSEFDGAVVVTRIGDGPGKDKLWEVLEGKIAEPEKVEVETSK, via the coding sequence ATGGCACAATCATTCACTCCAAATAGTGGAGTTATGTACGGGTTCCAACGCTTGCATGCTTTTTTGCGAACTGAAACTGGCGAAGTTAAGAAGTTCGTTATCGAAGGACGTAAGGGAGAAGGTGGAACTCAAGAAATTAAGTTGACTGGACTTTCAAAGGACCCTGTCCGTATTCCAGCTTCTGACATTGTTTATTACCAAGATGCTCGCGGAACTGGTGAAGTATCTGCTGAATTGTCATTGCTTGACGTCCCAATGGAAGTTGAAGCCGAATGGCTAGGCCGTGAAATCACTGCTGATGGAAACATTATCATGGGTAAGGACACGAAGGCTCCACAAATGGCTATCGTTGCGGAAAGTCACATCGCCACTGGGGAACCTGTTTACATCGCATTGCTAAATGGTGTGATGACACGTTCAGAAGGCTTCGAAGCCAAGACACTTGATCCAGGGGAAGATTTCAAGCCAGAAGGCGCTAGTTACACATTCTCTGCTCAAAACTACGTCAAGTCAGGTTCTGAATTTGACGGAGCTGTTGTGGTTACACGTATCGGAGACGGTCCGGGTAAGGATAAGTTGTGGGAAGTTTTGGAAGGTAAGATTGCCGAACCTGAAAAGGTGGAAGTTGAGACATCTAAGTAG
- a CDS encoding head-tail connector protein, producing MDYKPLSGDFTAEKLLDALKESLKLFHDEEDERLKGILDASVELITDFTGVSDLKNATYRELIIARAMYVFNDQGEYFFDNYRAEINDLALKTGAKSYVGQAEA from the coding sequence ATGGATTACAAACCATTAAGTGGAGATTTTACCGCTGAAAAGTTGCTCGATGCTTTGAAAGAATCGCTTAAACTTTTTCACGATGAAGAAGATGAGCGTTTAAAGGGTATTCTAGATGCGTCAGTGGAGTTGATTACTGATTTTACAGGCGTTTCAGACTTGAAGAATGCGACTTATCGGGAGTTGATTATCGCTCGTGCTATGTACGTGTTTAATGACCAGGGAGAATACTTTTTCGATAACTACCGAGCTGAAATCAATGATTTGGCGCTGAAGACGGGGGCTAAGAGTTATGTTGGACAAGCGGAAGCGTAA
- a CDS encoding phage major capsid protein: MAMELEQTAQAKFKTKMKSMVDDMVMDAQAGKSAGVAMSAAEHKFFANVNTEVGTKDPKTLPEDTINEVFNALSQEHPFLASLNMQHTGLRLKVIKAETSGQAVWGDIYGDIKGQLDVEFVTEDAMHNKLTSFVAIPKDAKDFGPEWLKKFIVDQIVEAMATALEEAFVSGDGSTMPIGLDRDLNKGKIVDKKTVYEKKVVSGTLDFADTANVVEQVAQIAQDLSVAENGKILKTDGFVYFAVSPAEYVLLRGKFTVQNASGVYVENYPMGMKLLPAQGVKQGEAIAYIPSRYDAAIGGGLNVSAFDQTLAMEDMDLHVAKQYAYGKAVDNNASRVYAIKVPTGLEEKKTDKTVTK, from the coding sequence ATGGCTATGGAATTGGAACAAACAGCACAAGCTAAGTTCAAAACAAAGATGAAGAGCATGGTAGATGATATGGTAATGGACGCACAAGCTGGTAAGTCAGCTGGTGTAGCGATGTCAGCAGCCGAACATAAGTTCTTTGCTAATGTAAATACAGAAGTGGGGACAAAGGACCCCAAGACCTTGCCAGAAGACACTATTAACGAAGTGTTTAACGCATTGTCTCAAGAACACCCATTCCTTGCTTCTTTGAACATGCAACACACTGGTTTGCGCTTGAAGGTCATTAAGGCTGAAACATCAGGCCAAGCTGTATGGGGAGACATTTACGGGGACATCAAGGGTCAACTAGATGTTGAATTCGTAACTGAAGACGCAATGCACAACAAGTTGACTTCATTCGTAGCTATCCCTAAGGACGCTAAGGACTTCGGCCCTGAATGGTTGAAGAAGTTTATCGTTGATCAAATTGTTGAAGCTATGGCAACTGCATTGGAAGAAGCATTTGTATCTGGAGACGGGTCAACTATGCCAATCGGTCTAGACCGTGACTTGAACAAGGGTAAGATTGTTGACAAGAAGACTGTTTACGAGAAGAAGGTAGTTTCAGGGACTTTGGATTTTGCTGATACAGCGAATGTTGTTGAACAAGTCGCACAAATCGCACAAGATTTGTCAGTTGCTGAAAACGGTAAGATTTTGAAGACTGACGGCTTTGTATACTTCGCTGTTTCACCAGCTGAATACGTATTGTTGCGTGGTAAGTTCACTGTGCAAAACGCTTCTGGTGTATACGTGGAAAATTACCCAATGGGTATGAAGTTGTTACCTGCACAAGGTGTTAAGCAAGGGGAAGCTATTGCATACATCCCATCTCGTTACGATGCCGCTATCGGCGGTGGATTGAACGTGTCTGCATTCGACCAAACTTTGGCAATGGAAGACATGGATCTACACGTCGCTAAGCAATACGCTTACGGTAAGGCTGTTGACAACAACGCTTCTCGTGTTTATGCAATCAAGGTACCAACTGGCTTGGAAGAAAAGAAGACAGACAAGACTGTTACTAAGTAG
- a CDS encoding head maturation protease, ClpP-related — protein sequence MIEIVGQIVSDDVAKAMRQEDLLVTSPADIKKALASEKADTVDVNINSGGGDVFAGSEIYSLLRASDKTVRVNVMSLAGSAASVIAMAGDKVLISPTGCIMIHNSFMEDGSDDPALLTINENMINAYTLKSKTSRADVKKMMEAETWLTAGQAIKLGFADDLMFDEKDKVKMVAQAKEIVMDNEEKKPVENTSESMLKEILDAVNSIKKTVEKDGKDTDEKVDEKPEDTETPATEANTDAVVNAIITKMFG from the coding sequence ATGATTGAGATTGTAGGACAAATCGTCAGCGATGACGTGGCTAAAGCTATGCGCCAAGAAGATTTGCTAGTGACTTCCCCTGCTGATATCAAGAAAGCCTTGGCGAGTGAAAAGGCTGACACCGTTGATGTCAATATCAATTCAGGGGGTGGCGATGTATTCGCTGGTAGTGAGATTTATTCATTGCTGCGTGCGTCTGATAAGACCGTGCGTGTCAATGTTATGAGTTTGGCAGGGAGCGCAGCATCTGTTATCGCAATGGCTGGAGATAAGGTGTTAATCAGCCCAACTGGGTGCATTATGATTCACAATTCGTTCATGGAAGATGGTAGTGATGACCCAGCGTTGTTGACTATCAATGAAAACATGATTAATGCATATACGCTTAAATCAAAGACGTCACGGGCTGATGTTAAAAAGATGATGGAAGCAGAAACGTGGTTGACTGCGGGTCAAGCGATTAAATTAGGTTTCGCTGACGATTTGATGTTTGATGAAAAAGACAAGGTAAAAATGGTTGCCCAAGCAAAGGAGATTGTAATGGATAACGAAGAAAAGAAGCCGGTTGAAAATACTTCCGAAAGTATGTTGAAGGAAATTTTGGACGCTGTTAATTCAATTAAGAAGACAGTTGAAAAGGACGGCAAGGATACCGATGAGAAGGTTGACGAAAAGCCAGAAGACACTGAAACACCAGCAACAGAAGCTAATACTGATGCTGTTGTGAATGCAATTATTACTAAGATGTTTGGTTAA